The following are encoded together in the Streptomyces sp. NBC_00358 genome:
- a CDS encoding ABC transporter permease, translating into MSGTTVTTGTGRALTTAAGRTSALARAELTLLSRTKATLAAAVFVPLAMPFMLRSTVDQMDLKGTGLTVGSILLPSSIGFSLLFAVYSSLVSVYAARREELVLKRLRTGELRDVEILAGAALPSVAIGLAQCLVLTVAYRVTLGVGAPKEPQLVVLGLLSALITWPALAAVTASFSKSVEGAQVAATPLTLVSLLGSGTVIPLETLPDNMASFCELLPLTPVITLIRGGWTGHLSGHDTAGALAMAVAWAVIAVFAVRRWFRWEPRR; encoded by the coding sequence ATGAGCGGTACGACAGTCACCACCGGCACCGGACGGGCGCTCACCACGGCGGCCGGCCGGACGTCAGCGCTGGCCCGCGCCGAGCTGACGCTGCTGAGCCGCACCAAGGCGACGCTCGCGGCGGCGGTGTTCGTGCCCCTGGCCATGCCGTTCATGCTCCGCTCGACCGTCGACCAGATGGATCTGAAGGGCACCGGACTCACCGTCGGCTCGATCCTGCTGCCGTCCTCCATCGGCTTCTCGCTCCTCTTCGCCGTCTACAGCTCCCTGGTGAGCGTGTACGCGGCGCGCCGCGAGGAACTCGTCCTCAAGCGGCTGCGCACCGGGGAGCTGCGGGACGTGGAGATCCTCGCGGGTGCCGCGCTGCCCTCGGTGGCGATCGGTCTCGCCCAGTGCCTGGTCCTGACCGTCGCCTACCGGGTGACGCTCGGTGTCGGGGCACCCAAGGAGCCCCAACTGGTCGTGCTGGGGCTCCTGTCGGCGCTGATCACCTGGCCGGCGCTCGCGGCCGTCACCGCGAGCTTCAGCAAGAGCGTCGAGGGTGCCCAGGTCGCGGCCACGCCCCTGACGCTGGTGTCGCTGCTCGGCTCCGGCACCGTCATCCCCCTGGAGACGCTGCCCGACAACATGGCCTCGTTCTGCGAACTGCTGCCCCTCACACCGGTGATCACCCTGATCCGCGGCGGCTGGACCGGACACCTCTCCGGCCACGACACCGCGGGCGCCCTCGCCATGGCGGTGGCCTGGGCCGTGATCGCGGTGTTTGCTGTACGACGGTGGTTCCGCTGGGAGCCGCGGCGATGA
- a CDS encoding ABC transporter ATP-binding protein, which yields MNTNEQDDVIEVTDLRRVYGGDGRDFEALRGITFSVGRGELFALLGTNGAGKTSTVELIEGLAPPTGGRVRVLGHDPHTDRAALRPRIGMMLQEGGFPSELTVAETTRMWAGCTSGARPTDQALDMVGLAHRSDVRVKQLSGGEKRRLDLALALLGDPEILFLDEPTTGLDVEGRRNTWELVRALRDGGTTVLLTTHYLEEAEVLADRLAILHEGRIAALGTPAEVTASQPSHVSFELPDGFFPGDLPPLPEIGVSSHETAGRMITLHTGELQRTATALLVWAERARVELRGLDVRSASLEESFLRIAREAAAHDVNGPRTAEPAAGARKRRAGARRGTAAETRKRGTAA from the coding sequence ATGAACACGAACGAGCAGGATGACGTGATCGAGGTCACCGATCTGCGGCGCGTGTACGGGGGCGACGGAAGAGATTTCGAGGCGCTGCGCGGAATCACCTTCTCCGTGGGCCGCGGTGAGCTCTTCGCCCTCCTCGGCACCAATGGCGCGGGCAAGACGTCCACCGTCGAACTGATCGAGGGGCTCGCTCCCCCGACGGGCGGTCGCGTACGGGTTCTCGGGCACGATCCGCATACGGACCGGGCCGCCCTACGGCCCCGGATCGGCATGATGCTCCAGGAAGGCGGCTTCCCTTCCGAGCTGACGGTCGCCGAGACCACCCGGATGTGGGCGGGCTGCACCAGCGGTGCCCGGCCCACGGACCAGGCGCTGGACATGGTCGGTCTCGCGCACCGCTCCGACGTACGCGTGAAGCAGTTGTCCGGCGGCGAGAAGCGGCGCCTGGACCTGGCGCTCGCGCTCCTCGGCGACCCGGAGATCCTCTTCCTCGACGAACCCACGACCGGACTCGACGTGGAAGGCCGCCGGAACACCTGGGAGTTGGTGCGCGCGCTGCGCGACGGCGGGACCACGGTCCTGCTGACCACCCACTATCTGGAAGAGGCCGAGGTACTCGCGGACCGGCTGGCGATCCTGCACGAGGGACGGATCGCGGCCCTCGGCACTCCCGCCGAGGTGACCGCCTCCCAGCCGTCGCACGTCTCCTTCGAACTGCCCGACGGGTTCTTCCCCGGCGACCTGCCCCCGCTGCCGGAGATCGGCGTGAGCAGCCATGAGACGGCGGGCCGGATGATCACGCTCCACACCGGCGAGCTGCAACGGACGGCCACCGCGCTGCTGGTGTGGGCCGAGCGGGCGCGGGTCGAGCTGCGGGGGCTCGATGTGCGCTCGGCCTCCCTGGAGGAGTCGTTCCTGCGGATCGCCCGGGAGGCGGCGGCGCACGACGTGAACGGACCGAGGACGGCGGAACCGGCCGCGGGGGCCCGGAAGAGGCGGGCCGGGGCCCGGCGCGGGACAGCGGCAGAGACGCGGAAGAGGGGTACGGCGGCATGA
- a CDS encoding histone-like nucleoid-structuring protein Lsr2, which produces MAQRVVVTLFDDIDGSEAAETIAFGLDGKSYEIDLNPSNAEELRKALEPYVEAGRKQSKSGKAYTHTALTPDPAAVRAWARSNKMDVPPRGRIPKRVYEAFAESH; this is translated from the coding sequence GTGGCGCAGCGTGTCGTGGTCACTCTGTTTGACGACATCGACGGCTCGGAAGCGGCGGAAACGATCGCCTTCGGACTCGACGGCAAGTCGTACGAGATCGACCTCAATCCATCCAATGCCGAGGAACTGCGTAAGGCGCTCGAGCCCTACGTCGAGGCCGGCCGCAAGCAGTCGAAGTCCGGGAAGGCGTACACGCACACCGCGCTGACGCCCGATCCGGCCGCGGTCCGCGCCTGGGCCCGCTCCAACAAGATGGACGTGCCGCCGCGCGGCCGGATCCCCAAGCGGGTCTACGAGGCGTTCGCCGAATCGCACTGA
- the purS gene encoding phosphoribosylformylglycinamidine synthase subunit PurS yields MARVVVDVMLKPEILDPQGQAVQRALPRLGFEGVSDVRQGKRFELEVDGPVDDAALARIHELAESFLANTVIEDFTVKVEEVAEAGK; encoded by the coding sequence GTGGCACGCGTCGTAGTCGACGTCATGCTCAAGCCGGAGATCCTCGACCCCCAGGGCCAGGCGGTGCAGCGTGCACTGCCGCGCCTCGGTTTCGAAGGTGTCTCCGACGTCCGTCAGGGAAAGCGATTCGAACTGGAAGTGGACGGACCGGTGGACGACGCCGCGCTCGCCCGCATCCATGAACTGGCGGAATCCTTCCTCGCCAACACCGTGATCGAGGACTTCACCGTCAAGGTCGAGGAAGTCGCGGAGGCCGGAAAGTGA
- the purQ gene encoding phosphoribosylformylglycinamidine synthase subunit PurQ: protein MTARIGVVTFPGSLDDRDTQRAIRLAGAEPVALWHKDKDLKQVDAVVLPGGFSYGDYLRAGAISRFSPVMETVIEQAKSGMPVLGICNGFQVLTEAHLLPGAMLGNNHLHFICRDQKLRVENADTAWTADYTAGQEINIPLKNMDGRYVADEHTLDMLEAEGRVAFRYVVRGEAADGCGNPNGSLRDIAGITNAAGNVVGLMPHPEHAVEPLVGSGRTDGLPFFTSILKKLVNA, encoded by the coding sequence GTGACCGCTCGTATTGGAGTCGTCACCTTTCCCGGCAGCCTCGACGACCGCGACACGCAGCGCGCGATCCGGCTGGCGGGTGCCGAACCCGTAGCCCTCTGGCACAAGGACAAGGACCTCAAGCAGGTCGACGCCGTGGTGCTGCCCGGCGGTTTCTCGTACGGCGACTATCTCCGGGCCGGCGCCATCTCGCGCTTCTCTCCGGTGATGGAGACCGTCATCGAGCAGGCGAAGTCCGGAATGCCGGTTCTCGGTATCTGCAACGGCTTCCAGGTCCTCACCGAGGCGCACCTTCTCCCCGGCGCGATGCTCGGCAACAACCACCTCCACTTCATCTGCCGCGACCAGAAGCTGCGGGTGGAGAACGCGGACACCGCCTGGACCGCCGACTACACGGCCGGCCAGGAGATCAACATCCCGCTGAAGAACATGGACGGGCGGTACGTCGCCGACGAGCACACGCTCGACATGCTGGAGGCCGAGGGCCGGGTCGCGTTCCGTTACGTGGTCCGTGGCGAAGCCGCCGATGGATGCGGCAACCCGAACGGATCGCTGCGCGACATCGCCGGCATCACGAACGCGGCGGGCAACGTCGTCGGTCTGATGCCGCACCCGGAGCACGCCGTCGAGCCCCTCGTCGGCTCCGGCCGCACCGACGGCCTCCCCTTCTTCACCTCGATCCTCAAGAAGCTGGTCAACGCATGA
- the purL gene encoding phosphoribosylformylglycinamidine synthase subunit PurL, whose amino-acid sequence MSRTPLDTVENAAATPDVELPWAELGLKKDEYERVVEILGRRPTGAELAMYSVMWSEHCSYKSSKVHLRQFGEKAPQSDALLVGIGENAGVVDVGQGYAVTFKVESHNHPSYVEPYQGAATGVGGIVRDIIAMGARPVAVVDPLRFGAADHPDTKRVLPGVVAGIGGYGNCLGLPNIGGEVVFDACYQGNPLVNAGAIGVMRHEDIHLAKASGTGNKVILYGARTGGDGIGGASILASETFDDAKPSKRPAVQVGDPFQEKLLIECTLEAFAEKLVVGIQDLGAAGLSCATSELASNGSGGMRVTLDDVPLRDSTLSPEEILMSESQERMCAVVEPEKVDRFLEICDKWDVIATVIGEVTDGDRLEIFWHGGKIVDVDPRTVAHDGPVYERPYARPEWQDALQADDAGKLPRPTTGEELKDQVLQLVSSPNQASKSWITSQYDHFVQGNTVLAQPEDSGMIRIDEETGLGVAIATDGNGRYAKLDPYAGAQLALSEAYRNVATTGAKPLAVSDCLNFGSPEDPAVMWQFAEAIRGLADACQQLGTPVTGGNVSLYNQTGEAAIHPTPVVAVLGVIDDVARRTPVAFQEEGQLLYLLGDTREEFGGSAWSQVVHDHLGGLPPKVDLERERLLAEILISASRDGMIDSAHDLSDGGLVQAVVESALQGRKGARLIVPDGLDAFTFLFSESAGRAVVAVPRSEELRFNDMCGARGLPVTRIGVVDGTESEAAVVEVQGEFALSLTELRTAHEATIPALLA is encoded by the coding sequence ATGAGCCGCACGCCTCTGGACACGGTCGAGAACGCGGCCGCGACCCCCGACGTCGAGCTGCCCTGGGCCGAACTGGGCCTGAAGAAGGACGAGTACGAGCGCGTCGTCGAGATCCTCGGCCGCCGCCCGACCGGCGCCGAGCTCGCCATGTACTCCGTCATGTGGTCCGAGCACTGCTCCTACAAGTCCTCGAAGGTCCACCTCCGCCAGTTCGGCGAGAAGGCCCCGCAGTCCGACGCGCTGCTCGTCGGCATCGGCGAGAACGCCGGTGTCGTCGACGTCGGCCAGGGCTACGCGGTCACCTTCAAGGTCGAGTCGCACAACCACCCGTCGTACGTCGAGCCCTACCAGGGCGCGGCCACCGGCGTCGGCGGCATCGTGCGCGACATCATCGCCATGGGCGCCCGCCCGGTCGCGGTCGTCGACCCGCTGCGCTTCGGCGCGGCCGACCACCCCGACACCAAGCGCGTCCTGCCCGGCGTCGTCGCGGGCATCGGCGGCTACGGCAACTGCCTGGGCCTGCCCAACATCGGCGGCGAGGTCGTCTTCGACGCCTGCTACCAGGGCAACCCGCTGGTCAACGCCGGCGCCATCGGCGTCATGCGGCACGAGGACATCCACCTCGCGAAGGCGTCCGGCACCGGCAACAAGGTCATCCTGTACGGGGCCCGCACGGGCGGCGACGGCATCGGCGGCGCGTCGATCCTCGCCTCGGAGACCTTCGACGACGCCAAGCCGTCCAAGCGTCCCGCCGTCCAGGTCGGCGACCCCTTCCAGGAGAAGCTCCTCATCGAGTGCACCCTGGAGGCCTTCGCCGAGAAGCTGGTCGTCGGCATCCAGGACCTCGGCGCGGCCGGACTGTCCTGCGCCACCAGCGAGCTGGCGTCCAACGGCTCCGGCGGCATGCGCGTCACCCTGGACGACGTACCCCTGCGGGACTCGACTCTCTCTCCCGAGGAAATCCTCATGAGCGAGTCGCAGGAACGCATGTGCGCGGTCGTCGAGCCGGAGAAGGTCGACCGGTTCCTGGAGATCTGCGACAAGTGGGACGTCATCGCCACCGTCATCGGTGAGGTCACCGACGGCGACCGGCTGGAGATCTTCTGGCACGGCGGCAAGATCGTCGACGTCGACCCGCGCACGGTCGCGCACGACGGCCCGGTCTACGAGCGCCCCTACGCCCGCCCCGAGTGGCAGGACGCGCTCCAGGCCGACGACGCCGGCAAGCTGCCCCGCCCGACGACGGGCGAGGAGCTGAAGGACCAGGTCCTGCAGCTCGTCTCCTCCCCGAACCAGGCCTCCAAGTCCTGGATCACCTCCCAGTACGACCACTTCGTGCAGGGCAACACGGTGCTGGCCCAGCCCGAGGACTCGGGCATGATCCGCATCGACGAGGAGACCGGACTCGGCGTCGCCATCGCCACCGACGGCAACGGCCGCTACGCCAAGCTGGACCCGTACGCCGGTGCGCAGCTCGCCCTCTCCGAGGCCTACCGCAACGTCGCGACGACCGGCGCCAAGCCGCTCGCCGTCTCGGACTGCCTGAACTTCGGCTCGCCCGAGGACCCGGCCGTCATGTGGCAGTTCGCCGAGGCGATCCGCGGACTGGCCGACGCCTGCCAGCAGTTGGGCACCCCGGTGACCGGCGGCAACGTCTCGCTGTACAACCAGACCGGTGAGGCCGCCATCCACCCGACTCCGGTCGTGGCCGTGCTGGGCGTCATCGACGACGTCGCCCGCCGCACCCCGGTCGCCTTCCAGGAAGAGGGCCAGCTCCTCTACCTGCTCGGTGACACCCGCGAGGAGTTCGGCGGCTCGGCCTGGTCGCAGGTCGTCCACGACCACCTCGGCGGTCTGCCGCCGAAGGTCGACCTGGAGCGCGAGCGGCTGCTCGCCGAGATCCTCATCTCTGCCTCCCGCGACGGCATGATCGACTCCGCGCACGACCTGTCCGACGGCGGTCTGGTCCAGGCCGTGGTCGAGTCGGCGCTGCAGGGCCGCAAGGGCGCGCGCCTGATCGTCCCCGACGGTCTCGACGCGTTCACGTTCCTCTTCTCGGAGTCGGCGGGCCGCGCGGTCGTCGCCGTCCCGCGCTCGGAGGAGCTCCGCTTCAACGACATGTGCGGTGCGCGGGGTCTGCCCGTCACCCGTATCGGTGTCGTCGACGGCACCGAGTCCGAGGCCGCCGTGGTCGAGGTCCAGGGCGAGTTCGCGCTCTCCCTGACCGAGCTGCGCACGGCCCACGAGGCGACGATCCCGGCGCTGCTGGCGTAG
- a CDS encoding maleylpyruvate isomerase family mycothiol-dependent enzyme, with protein MPPVKKRARTYDPAKIRAAVLAQFGNVRDGVHALNEEQLARPAQLGDWTVRELAAHLAMAVESVSRNLGRPEPAARELALLDWPFATAARAGDIDADSRELAERNPDLDALYARTEQRITEHLATAPDGRLLATRTGAMTLADHLVTRTVELVVHTDDLNRAVPGLDIPYDRQALAACTRLLADAIAVKAPGASTEVRIPPYAVVQCVEGPRHTRGTPPNVVETDPLTWIRLATGRTDWKAALDDAKVSASGERADLGDLLPLMG; from the coding sequence ATGCCCCCGGTCAAGAAGCGCGCCCGCACCTACGACCCCGCCAAGATCCGCGCCGCGGTCCTCGCGCAGTTCGGGAACGTACGGGACGGGGTGCACGCCCTGAACGAGGAGCAGTTGGCGCGGCCCGCCCAGCTCGGGGACTGGACCGTGCGGGAGCTGGCCGCGCACCTCGCCATGGCCGTCGAGTCCGTGAGCCGCAACCTCGGCCGGCCGGAGCCCGCGGCCAGGGAACTCGCGCTGCTCGACTGGCCGTTCGCCACCGCCGCGCGGGCCGGGGACATCGACGCCGACAGCCGCGAACTCGCGGAGCGGAACCCGGACCTCGACGCGCTGTACGCCCGCACCGAGCAGCGGATCACCGAGCACCTGGCCACGGCCCCGGACGGCCGGCTCCTCGCCACCCGGACCGGCGCCATGACGCTGGCCGACCACCTCGTCACCCGGACCGTCGAACTCGTCGTCCACACCGACGACCTGAACCGCGCGGTGCCGGGCCTCGACATCCCGTACGACCGGCAGGCCCTCGCCGCCTGCACCCGCTTGCTCGCCGACGCGATCGCCGTGAAGGCGCCCGGCGCGTCCACGGAGGTGCGGATCCCGCCGTACGCCGTCGTGCAGTGCGTGGAGGGGCCCCGGCACACCCGAGGCACTCCCCCGAACGTGGTGGAGACGGACCCGCTGACCTGGATCCGGCTCGCGACGGGTCGTACGGACTGGAAGGCGGCCCTGGACGACGCGAAGGTGAGCGCCAGTGGCGAGCGCGCCGACCTCGGCGACCTGCTGCCCCTGATGGGCTGA
- a CDS encoding META domain-containing protein, translated as MDKQRMTLGVLVLLPLAAACGTQTAGGGSDGVEPATVTGVHWTVDSLTVDGKTAGAPSTAYLRIGDDGRVSGNLGCNGFGAKATVKGDRVEFGGIRTTEMACAKGPTSFERSLGRTFADKGALTAKADGDRLTLTADGGDRIGLTKEKDAPLRGTRWTVTALGDTNVSQPLPKGANAYFVLRPDGTFVARLGCNHATAQATVEDGHITLGPARTTRMMCQDSLMRTEKTLLELFDGRVAYALDHRGIALTSENGTVVTAVAEE; from the coding sequence ATGGACAAGCAGCGAATGACCCTCGGTGTCCTGGTTCTGCTTCCGCTCGCCGCCGCGTGCGGCACGCAGACGGCGGGGGGCGGTTCCGACGGGGTCGAACCGGCGACCGTGACCGGTGTCCACTGGACGGTCGACAGCCTCACCGTGGACGGGAAGACCGCGGGGGCGCCCTCCACCGCGTATCTGAGGATCGGGGACGACGGTCGTGTCAGCGGCAACCTCGGCTGCAACGGCTTCGGAGCGAAGGCGACGGTCAAGGGCGACCGGGTCGAGTTCGGCGGGATCCGGACGACCGAGATGGCCTGCGCGAAAGGTCCGACGAGCTTCGAGCGGAGCCTGGGACGCACGTTCGCGGACAAGGGCGCCCTCACGGCGAAGGCCGACGGCGACCGGCTGACGCTCACCGCCGACGGCGGGGACCGGATCGGCCTCACGAAGGAGAAGGACGCACCCCTGCGGGGGACCAGGTGGACGGTCACGGCACTGGGTGACACGAACGTCTCCCAGCCGCTGCCGAAGGGCGCGAACGCGTACTTCGTGCTCCGCCCGGACGGCACTTTCGTCGCCAGGCTCGGCTGCAACCACGCGACCGCCCAGGCCACCGTCGAGGACGGACATATCACCCTCGGTCCGGCCAGGACCACCCGCATGATGTGCCAAGACTCACTCATGAGGACCGAGAAGACGCTGCTGGAGCTCTTCGACGGCAGGGTCGCCTACGCGTTGGATCATCGCGGCATCGCGCTGACCAGCGAGAACGGCACTGTCGTCACTGCGGTGGCCGAGGAGTGA
- the purF gene encoding amidophosphoribosyltransferase — protein sequence MPRGDGRLNHDLLPGEKGPQDACGVFGVWAPGEEVAKLTYFGLYALQHRGQESAGIAVSNGSQILVFKDMGLVSQVFDETSLGSLQGHIAVGHARYSTTGASVWENAQPTFRATAHGSIALGHNGNLVNTAQLAEMVAELPKQEGRTTRVAATNDTDLLTALLAAQVDDDGKPLTIEEASSKVLPQVMGAFSLVFMNEHTLYAARDPQGIRPLVLGRLERGWVVASESAALDICGASYVREIEPGEFVAIDENGLRSSRFAEAKPKGCIFEYVYLARPDTDIAGRNVYLSRVEMGRKLAKEAPVEADLVIATPESGTPAAIGYAEASGIPFGAGLVKNAYVGRTFIQPSQTIRQLGIRLKLNPLKEVIKGKRLVVVDDSIVRGNTQRALVRMLREAGAAEVHIRISSPPVKWPCFFGIDFATRAELIANGMTIEEIGTSLGADSLSYISLDGMIEATTIDKPNLCRACFDGEYPMELPDPELLGKQLLETELAAGPAATAAADAIRRP from the coding sequence GTGCCACGTGGTGACGGTCGACTCAATCATGATCTGCTCCCCGGTGAGAAAGGCCCCCAGGACGCTTGTGGCGTCTTCGGTGTCTGGGCTCCGGGCGAAGAGGTCGCCAAGCTCACTTACTTCGGGCTCTACGCCCTCCAGCATCGGGGTCAGGAATCCGCGGGAATCGCGGTCAGCAACGGCTCCCAGATCCTCGTCTTCAAGGACATGGGCCTCGTGTCCCAGGTCTTCGACGAGACCTCGCTCGGTTCGCTCCAGGGTCATATCGCGGTCGGTCACGCCCGCTACTCGACCACCGGCGCCTCCGTGTGGGAGAACGCCCAGCCGACGTTCCGTGCCACCGCGCACGGCTCCATCGCGCTCGGCCACAACGGCAACCTGGTCAACACGGCGCAGCTCGCCGAGATGGTCGCGGAACTGCCCAAGCAGGAGGGCCGCACCACCCGGGTGGCGGCCACCAACGACACCGACCTGCTCACCGCGCTCCTCGCGGCCCAGGTCGACGACGACGGCAAGCCGCTGACCATAGAGGAGGCCTCCTCCAAGGTCCTCCCGCAGGTCATGGGCGCCTTCTCGCTCGTCTTCATGAACGAGCACACCCTCTACGCCGCCCGTGACCCGCAGGGCATCCGCCCGCTGGTCCTCGGCCGCCTGGAGCGCGGCTGGGTGGTCGCCTCCGAGTCCGCCGCCCTCGACATCTGCGGCGCCAGCTATGTGCGCGAGATCGAGCCGGGCGAGTTCGTCGCCATCGACGAGAACGGTCTGCGGAGCTCGCGATTCGCGGAAGCGAAGCCCAAGGGCTGCATCTTCGAGTACGTCTATCTGGCCCGCCCCGACACGGACATCGCCGGTCGGAACGTGTACCTCTCGCGCGTCGAGATGGGCCGCAAGCTCGCCAAGGAAGCCCCTGTGGAGGCCGACCTGGTGATAGCGACCCCGGAGTCCGGGACGCCCGCCGCGATCGGTTACGCGGAGGCCTCCGGCATCCCGTTCGGCGCCGGCCTGGTCAAGAACGCGTATGTCGGCCGGACCTTCATCCAGCCCTCGCAGACGATCCGCCAGCTCGGAATCCGCCTGAAGCTGAATCCGCTCAAGGAAGTCATCAAGGGCAAGCGCCTGGTCGTCGTCGACGACTCGATCGTGCGCGGCAACACCCAGCGCGCCCTGGTCCGGATGCTGCGCGAGGCCGGTGCGGCCGAGGTCCACATCCGGATCTCCTCCCCGCCCGTGAAGTGGCCCTGCTTCTTCGGCATCGACTTCGCCACCCGCGCGGAGCTGATCGCGAACGGCATGACCATCGAGGAGATCGGCACCTCGCTCGGCGCCGACTCCCTCTCGTACATCTCCCTCGACGGGATGATCGAGGCCACGACGATCGACAAGCCGAATCTGTGCCGCGCCTGCTTCGACGGCGAGTACCCGATGGAGCTTCCCGACCCCGAACTGCTCGGCAAGCAGCTCCTGGAGACCGAGCTGGCCGCGGGTCCCGCAGCCACGGCCGCGGCTGACGCCATCCGTCGCCCGTAG